A window of Miscanthus floridulus cultivar M001 chromosome 12, ASM1932011v1, whole genome shotgun sequence genomic DNA:
aagactacattagtgttgCTAATTATGGTCTTCTTTGATATTTTAGGCTTCCAGCAGCAAGTCAGCAAAGAAATGGAGTTTGGGACGAGAATATGGACCTCTGGACATGGCAGAGAAGAGAAGAAAACAACTCCCACAAGTAAGTCACCACCTAAACTCAGTAGGAGACAGAGATGCtcttgatgcttgctttattgtgtatactatatagtatatataggtatatatatagtaGGTATATATATCTTGATATATAGGATGACCAGGGGTCGACTAGGTTCGACTAATCGTCCTGgtcgacgactaatcgcgattagtcttcTGGTCAgtcccatggcgactaggttTGACTGGACCACTTGAAAACATTGCTCCCCTCCCACGCCAGGAAGCATCAAATTATGCAAAGAAATTCTACTCAGTGTAGAACCTAACTTAGAATGGTATGGTTAGCTTTATTAACAACAGAACCAGTTAAACAACAAAGTAGGTTCGGTCCATCTCAAAGCCAAAGTTTGCAATCCATCAACCGGATGTCCATGGAACAGAGACCTCACCTCCGTAGCACCCGGCGACGATGGCGAGGTTCGCGGCGTAGGTGACGGCGGCACGGGCGGCGCCAAGGCGCGCCCGGTGCCGCGACAGCAGCCCGAACGCGGCTCCAACCATCCCTGCACAGCAACCGAATCGACAAAACCCATGGGATCAGGAACGCCTACCCAGGGCAGGACCTGACCCGAGAAACGCAAACGAGGCATGGGAATGGGGGACGGCTCACCAGCCGCGACGGCCGGAATGATGATCCGTTCCCTCCAGTCGGCGAGGAACGGATCGGTAGTTTCCGGCGTCCCTGAGCCGGCGGCCTCATCGGTGGGAGCAGCCATCCTCGTGACGGCGGCACCGGCGCCGGCGGTTTTTGACTCGCGGTGACGGAGCACGGGTTGAGTGTTGGAGATTCGGGCTACAAACTTGCGTGATTCGGCCCGCTGATCTGTGAACTGCGATGGGCCATGGCTCATTGGCTGGGCAAGGAGGCTTTGCTCGAGCGAGCGAGGAGGCACATGGAGAGACAAGGTGGAGGCAAGCCCACACACTGCTCTTGGATGTATTAAATAAATAGGATAGAGGATGAGAGATGGGCGGAGCTCAAAGGGGGAAAGATAGGAATGACGAATGTTGCCACGGATGGTTACCGATGTTGTAGAAGGGTACGACGAGGAGTGTGATGGACGACATTACTCCAGCCTATGATTCATGGTACCAACCTTCGGTAATTAAGAATTCCAAAAATCCAAAAATTagataaaaaatagaaaaaaaatatttcttgaGAAGCGACGGGTACCTCCTCTCACCGTTGCACCCTGAAGTCACATGTGAGTCTAACGACTTATTTGGTAGAGCTCCACCATTATAAAAAGTGAATCTGGATCTGAGATTCATCTAGATCAACCATGGACCTGAGGTGTTTGGTACAGCTCCAATGTTTCTTTCTATCTCACCGACACTTGGTCCCCATACGTGGGTTATGAAAGAATAGAAAAGAAGACAGACTCTTCTTGTTCCTCCCGACGTCTGGTGCACGGGAGCTCACGGCCACGGCGGGAGCAGCCCTGGCGGCCTCGACGGCACTGGTACAGGCAGGGCAGCGTGGGGCACGGCTGTCCTCCATCTCGTGTGCGGGGTGTGATGGTTCCCGTGGCCGCCGCCGTGCTCGCGCAGTCACGTGCGAGGTAGGGGCTGGCCTCGCATCGGGCCCTTGAGGTAGGGTGTGCATCAGGGCCGCTCTTGCGCGGCGACGACACAAGGTAGGGCCAGACCTCGCGAGGAAGAGAGAACGGCCGAGCTCCCGTGCCTGTGGAGAAGGGATGAAATAAGAACGAACTATTTTTCCCGTATAACCAGTGCCATGGTGGGTAATTTTCTCTAACTCCTCAAATTTTGGATTTGGTGTAGCACCCTTTGAGGTGCTCCACCAATTTGATGAATTTGGGGGGTAGATCCACCATTTTGGTGGATTAGATCCATGGTGTAGCTATTGGATCCAAAAACGTTTGGCAACAAGAAAGTGAATCTAGATCGAGTTTTGGTAAATCCGGAGCTGGTGGAGCTCTTCCAAACCAGCTCTAAAGGGCATATCCATTCCACTCGTGTTCATATGTCGAGCCGGTAGTTATGAGGAGTCCATCATCACCACCGGTTGGTAACATGAACAGGCGGTGATAACCCCATTACTGTTGACTCTATTTACGAACCGTCGGTGATAAGCATCACCACTGGTGTTAATAAATCCGGTGGTAAAAGTGTTTTAGGGAATGAGTAGTGTATGGCAAGAACTTATAAAGAAGTACCTAAAAAATAAAATCATTGATGATGTCTATCGAAAACCAGGAGATTCATTTGATCGGGCCTTATGAAGGTTATAGATCGTTTCCTGGAACTTTCAAGTTTTAATCTTCGTAGTTGACAACAAATTAGCTTTTGGAAGGACAAGTGGTTAGGGAACTTTACTCTTAAAAGACGATACCCTTCCTTATACAATATTGTGAGGAAAAATACATTTCAGTTGCTCATGCATTTGGTAATACACCAACCAACATTAGCTTTCCAAGGACATTAGTGGGGACAAGTTATTTCAGTGGGATGATTTGGTTGCGAAAATTGCAATGCAATTAGATAACCAACATGACTGTATCAAACGGTTCCCTTACCAATGAAGGCGCTTTCACGGTTCAGTCAATGTACATACATTTAGTAAACCAAACAGCTCtgcctctaaataaatttatttgaaagtTAAAATTATCCATGAAAATTAAGATTTTTTGTTTGGTTCATAAAGAGAAATTGAAAGAGGGATGGTAGGAGTTGTTTTTCTACAACGAAGAGACTATCCAATATTTATttatgagttaaatgcaccagaggtccattaacttgtgaggaggtttcggttagatccatcaacttccaaagtgactttttaggtccataaactttgtatgccgtatcacttaggtccataaactttgtatgtcgtatcacttaggtccatatccCGTCACGCGGGCTTCTCATGCTGACGTGGCCTACTGACATGTTCTTCTGAAGCAGCTCTTGGCAATGCATTTTGTCAAACAGCTTGTGGGCGAGCGCCACTGCCTCGGCGCCGAACATCGGATGCACACGGGGTCACCGCGCGCCTGCTGCTCGAAGTACCGGAATGCGTTCACGATGCGGTCCGACAGCGTCGGGTTCCCGCTGCTATTGGACGACCTCATGCTCTTCCGGTGGGGCTTCAGCACGGACGCGGCGTGGCCGACAAGCTCCGTGAGGTGGAGCACGATGAGCGACATGGGCGAGTCGCGGGAGGAGCCCGACGCCTCCAGCAGGTCGATCAGCGGTGCCGCGTGGTCCTCGCTGTAGAGGCAGGTGAGCACGCGGAGGTCGGCGCTGAGCCGCGCGTGCTCCAGCGTCCGCCGCTTCGCCCGCGCGAACTGCCCCGACGGTTAGTGCTCCGCCGTCGCCTTCATGGTGTCACCCCGGTTGTTGATGGTGGCCACCTCCACGATGCCCCGGATGTTGAGCATGAGCGCCAGCACGATGGCGTCCCGGAACGGCATGGTGAAGAAGAGCCCCGCGGCGACGTAGCCGACGAGCTTGCCCGACATGCAGAGCGCCACGAACAGCTCCAGCACGCACCACTTCTCCGACGCCTCGGACCTAGTGAACTCGGCGAGGTCAGATGCGGTAGCCGGAGAGCGCCATGTAGACGGGCAGGAAGAGAGCGATGAAGAAGGAGTCGAGGCGCTCTGTCATGGTGGCGCCGATGGGTCCTGTCGCTAGGGGAGCACCAGCCCCAGCATCATGGGCCCGATCATGTACTTGAACCCGATGGCGTCCGTCACCAGCGGCGATGATCACCACCACTGAAGGAGCCCTCGGAGAGGAGCGCCCCCGTTGGCGGGTTGCGCTTGTACGTGATGTACCGGCCGACGGGTCGCGCGACGAAGCCGGCGAAGAGCACAAACGCGACGAAGGAAGCCAGGATCTTGGCCGTGAAGGCTGGCGACCTAGCATCACCGATGAGGATGACCGTGGCGGTGCAGGCGCGGATGAACCACGAGCTGACGTCGGTGATGAGCAACGCTGTGAGCGCAATGCGACCAGAGGTCGGTGTTGAAGGCCACGTGGCGGTGGGATGACAAGCTCTAGTAGCAGCACGAGGCGCTCAGGTCTATGGTGGCCGCGTCCTCGATGCCGCCCTACTCCTGCCTCGCATCGTGGGACTTCGCCCGCGACCCCTGCGTGGCATTCCCATGCGGTCTCCTGCTGCTACGCGGTCCGCCGGCGCCACCAACTCCTCCTACCTCCGCGTCACCGCCATCACGCTCGACCCCGCGGGTTACTCTGGCGCGCTCCCCGCAACCCTTCTGTCCTCGCTCCCCTTCCTCGCGTCGCTGGGGAGGCAGTACGAGAAGGTGGCCTGGTACATGTCCCTGGTCTACGATAGGAACGACAGCAGGCCACGGCCGAGCCCCAGCAGCCCCTGCGACGTCGTTGCTGGTGTCGACGGTCAGGAGCAGCTACCGCGGCGGCGTGCCAAGGTGGGCGCCCACCACGTACATGGGCGTCTGCAGCAACTATCGCTCCGACGCGATGGGCGCGTACGCGCGGGCATGGCCACACGTCGCCTGGTCCGCCAGGAACCCCTCCCACGATGGCGCCGCCGTCTCAGGGCCCAGTGGCGAGCAGGGACCGAACGCGTGCGACACCTGCAGCGTGTTCCTGGTGTTCGGCGGCGTCGCAGGGCACGACGAGCTCGAGCTCGAGTGAGACGCGGCCGCGCCGCCCGCGACCACCAGCAGCAGAAGCATCgacagcatcctagcaccacgcAGGTCGAGGCCACGACCGGACCTCCACGGCGTCCAGCGGCCGCAGCCGGAGCTCCATGGCGTCGAGCAGCTACGTAGGGAGGGCGGGCGTCGAGGCCGCGACCCGACATCCATGGCGTCCAGTGGGCCGCAGCCAGAGCTCCATCAGGACAGCCGCGGCCATGGCCAGGCAGCTGATGATCCCGTACGTGCTATGGATAACCACGTTCTCCTCCGGCAGCGTCACCTGCATGCCACCGAACAGCAGCGTCACAGGGGTGGCCACGCCACGGCGGTGGTGTTGAAGCACGTGTCGAACCCTCCCAGCGAGGACACGGGCTGTGCCGACGCAGCGCCGGACCCCTGCTGAGGCTAGGCGCAATGCGCTCACTGGTCCACCTCGACGTGAGCGGCAACGCACTGTCGGGCTCGCTGCTCGGCTCGCTGGGGACGCTGTCGCCGTCGCCCACAAGCTGTTTGATAAAATGCATTGCCAAGAGCTGCTTCAGAAGGACATATCAGTAGGCCACGTTAGCATGAGAAGCCCGCGTGGACGAgatatggacctaagtgatacggcatacaaagtttatggacccaaaaaagccactttaaaagttgatggacctaaccgaaaCCTTCCTCATAAATTAATGGACCTCTAGGTACGTTTAACTCTTTATTTATTGATTGCCATCACTCAAGATTTATTTGGAGAGTCGTTGAAGTAGCTTTTGGTTTACGTTCACCGACCAGAATGGCAGATTTCTTACGAGTTTGGCTTCAACAAGAAGACACCAAACTATGTTCTTAGATTTGTATAAGAGCAAGTGCAATTATTTGTCTATCTCGTTGAACAGAAATAATGTGGtctttgaaaaagaaaaagaatatatTCTTATTTCAGGTTATTTTCAGAGCTACGTATTGGATGCGATTCTGGACCATACTCTAAAAAAAGTGTATATCAAGCTTAAAATAAGAATACCATACTTTAGAGATGCCGGCTTGATTCGTCAAGTATGGATCGTTGGAAACGGCGGGCTTTGACTCATCAAGTATGGATGGTTAGTCACCTAATAGAATTACTGTCTACTCCCTCCAGTCATAAAATAAATACATATCTCAGTTTTTTGAAGAGTCAAACTCTCTAATCCCTACATCTCACTTGTTAGTGTTGCTTTTTAAGAGTATGCTTTTATAGTCAAAAGTTAAATATGTAATAAAGATTGGTTATGTATATACTTCGTCGGTGGATAAAATAATACAATTATAAAATTTATGTCAGGTCAAACTAACTTAAGGTTGGCCAAGTTCATAGTAAATATTATtagtatttatgtctctaaatgtgtcgggttcataaacctggggtccctcgagaACCTGGCTTCTACGCTAAGGCTCAACCCAAGAGTCTAAAGCGACAGGCCGGAAAggcggcccagtcaccgaccggaaggtctggccgaaaaGGAACAGTGCCCGCTCATCGGCTatttcggcccacctctccgaccggagcgttcgcttcgaACTCTAGCCGCCTCCGAATGGcccctccgatcggaaggcctggcccaaaacaccaCTTCCCGACTCCGACCTCGCGTCTTCCGACTCGGGttcgcaggaaccctgctcatCGCTTCTTCTCCGACCagcacactcagagccgactggagccatcctgaCCGGGGACTGCCCGTTTGgtgggaaccagaagacatgcggagaaaagcaaggcaaggctcacaaagtCAAAATCactataccaaggaccataccctgcacggaacagtactctgcagccaccctgacacaaacagtattataggcgccaatATCTCTCCCTACTagtattataggggccgctaaaactcctatatggtaaggccccccacgtgcctctaggcatcgatagcggtatgggcgccaggatttaccgtaccgggtgaacatagcgagactcctcatatgcctctaggcatcaaatagtatttgcaggtaccgacgacctaccatccctgaaaaaggcagcacgacctcccgtatgcatctgacattcaacagtgacatcaacagtgttgtaggcgcctacaattatcttgtacccatcggcgtgggcaacaaggctcggtaggcgtgggcaacaaggcttggtagcatacgtaccctcaccctctcacttgtaaagccatcccctttatctataaaaggggacacgCCCCCTCCAACGAagggagagcccttcttgaagacaacaaggcaccgatcaagttcactagctcatgaccaCAGAACCACCGAGTTCGGACtccaagcacacacttgaacacttagctcatagcctagctcctgtcgctcttggcccttccgaccggacctcctatacaccccttcttcttccttctcatttgtaaccccactgcaaacttcgagcacctaggctcaggaataaagtcactgaccgacccaaactggacgtagggtacgttGTCTGAGccaatataaatcctgtgtcattgagtgctaggccacctccgaccataacgtacggcaaaactacaaatattcactagttggtcactttctgcaccgacagttggcgccgtccgtagggaagacgctgtacattcaacactttttagtcatcggatggcccacttttccgtcaccctcgccatggcgggctccggcgatacgattcgctttggctcactagagttttccgcactctcacccgctgggatgcgggttccacccatctttgagccatcccaggccttcctctttggaagcctggacttcgtcaccTGACCGGCTCGGCTGTGCTACACCTCTGTGAGGAGGCTCACAGTctcggcacccgtcggaggggtgccctccatcgactccaggacgCCCAACTTCGACGATATAGCATCTACACTTCTTtcctgagcaaactctctgctcaaaccccgctgtaagcaatatgcgtactgttatttactcttagcttactatctcccaccgatca
This region includes:
- the LOC136495650 gene encoding cation/H(+) antiporter 15-like, which gives rise to MRGRTLLITDVSSWFIRACTATVILIGDARSPAFTAKILASFVAFVLFAGFVARPVGRYITYKRNPPTGALLSEGSFSGGDHRRWSEASEKWCVLELFVALCMSGKLVGYVAAGLFFTMPFRDAIVLALMLNIRGIVEFARAKRRTLEHARLSADLRVLTCLYSEDHAAPLIDLLEASGSSRDSPMSLIVLHLTELVGHAASVLKPHRKSMRSSNSSGNPTLSDRIVNAFRYFEQQARGDPVCIRCSAPRQWRSPTSCLTKCIAKSCFRRTCQ